In Nasonia vitripennis strain AsymCx chromosome 2, Nvit_psr_1.1, whole genome shotgun sequence, a genomic segment contains:
- the LOC100117091 gene encoding protein transport protein Sec31A isoform X1: MRCLDKMKVKELHKTVNVAWSPLAQYPILLAAGTAAQQLDASFDTNASLDLYSLNLQQPGYDMQLNVSVPSDQRFHKIIWGSYGNNPAGMIVGGCDYGKIKIYSAAKMLANDGNCLISSPERHKGPVRAMDFNPFQPNLLATGATESEIYIWDLNNTNQPMTPGSKSMPAEDVQHIAWNKQVQHILASTFSQRCVIWDLKKNEAIIKLTDVNSRVRWKSVQWHPDVATQLCLASEEDQSPIIELWDLRFATSPLKTLQNHQRGVLSIAWNPHDSDLLLSCAKDNRILCWNPNSNDPNGEVICELAQTNQWNFDVSWCPRHPGLVVGTSFDGLASVYSLLGGSNQGSVETSNKIVDSFPGMDPFTQPPPSAHTEAAAILKKAPKWLKKPFGASFGFGGKLTIFENEPVEPNMPPNSNRKVFVSQVITNQELIQRSNELEAAVKSGQYSDFCKGKADNAPDDHKRKVWNCIGAYFGENVTQELLELLGFNIDEMSTKLNQLVPQQEIDAVTEGVSNLNNQVNGNAFDGSAAFDAIAEQEQRKSVTPSKSLKKSVETNFRINTADDDEGLITQAILLGNVEAAVALCFENKRYADAVILSMAGGPELLAQTQYRYFSEHTGALNSLINSLVSENWVDVVRNCDITCWKEALIGVFTHTAPEERNSLCDILGDRLAQSDNANLHKEAQICYICSGNLNKTIEAADSDIQETVELVTMMQKALEFHTTRKVNVEGNIAAVLTRYAEMLAAEGDLDAALNYLGNSQEPRITMLRDRLYKALGHISMEPQRTSIGRNAPYQNQNIYSQNQPLGRKSIPGGPQSMFAPVQQSIPAPIPSQQPTWNTAPTKQAYTGAANPSFGGGVVTSQPYGGSTFTPTIPAPLQTQATSNDPYGQYGQTPLTPSVPPPPPTAATSGSRPSSVGPHSRSKYILDPSVKSGPSYGSSYSQTQYGVPTQPQTFPAPGGFPAQAPYQQSQPVGGYGGYGSGGAQNTIYNPAEPELQQQQRAAQPSILNPSPVKAQSLYDPTVATQQIVSQGGMAGQVPSQPPVANYSNENTYQPGSQTSGWNDPPISSKTAKAQPVMALFFKNEMCAEHAGSRKWKAKYAKGVDAKPKTEFQRQDPIMHPLRGAPPPEPTVYQQDPGYHQHQQTYQDPQAMYNQYNQNIPGMQQYNRPNDPLPPVQPAQIVRAPEPEKPKAPIPEEHIILQRVFNELKERCYNNARNPQAKRKLDEVTKKLEVFYDYLREQKISQSTLQGLHQICNLIQNEDYQASLKILTQLVSGPDFSQIAPFMPGIKVLIQLSVQMGVYVNDLNNSNLLRDVQQ; encoded by the exons ATGCGGTGTCT AGATAAAATGAAGGTGAAGGAACTACACAAAACTGTGAATGTGGCGTGGTCGCCGCTAGCCCAGTATCCAATTTTGTTAGCAGCAGGTACTGCTGCCCAGCAATTGGATGCCAGTTTTGATACCAATGCAAGCTTGGATTTGTACTCGCTTAACCTGCAACAGCCAGGTTATGACATGCAACTCAATGTTAGCGTGCCAAGTGACCAAAG gtttcataaaataatttgGGGATCCTATGGTAACAATCCAGCTGGCATGATTGTTGGTGGCTGTGATTatggaaaaatcaaaatttattctGCTGCAAAAATGCTGGCTAATGACGGCAATTGTTTAATCAGCAGTCCAGAAAGACATAAAGGCCCTGTCAGAGCAATGGACTTTAATCCATTCCAGCCTAATTTGCTGGCAACTGGAGCAACAGAAAGTGAAATTTATATTTGGGATCTTAATAACACAAATCAACCAATGACTCCTGGTTCTAAAAGTATGCCTGCTGAAGATGTGCAACATATAGCATGGAATAAGCAAG TACAGCACATACTTGCATCAACCTTTTCACAACGCTGTGTTATTTGGGATCTCAAAAAAAATGAAGCCATCATAAAACTAACAGATGTAAATTCAAGAGTAAGATGGAAATCAGTGCAATGGCATCCGGATGTAGCTACACAACTTTGCCTTGCTTCCGAAGAAGATCAGAGTCCAATCATTGAGTTATGGGATTTGAGATTTGCAACCTCACCATTAAAAACTTTGCAAAATCATCAAAGAGGAGTTCTTTCTATTGCTTGGAATCCTCATGATTCAGATCTTTTATTAAGTTGTGCAAAAGATAACAGAATTCTTTGTTGGAATCCTAATTCAAATGATCCT aatGGCGAAGTGATCTGTGAGTTAGCTCAGACTAACCAATGGAACTTTGATGTATCGTGGTGTCCCCGTCATCCAGGTTTAGTTGTTGGAACTAGTTTTGATGGTCTTGCCTCTGTTTACTCCTTATTGGGTGGGTCTAATCAAGGATCAGTGGAGACATCAAATAAAATAGTTGATTCTTTCCCTGGTATGGATCCATTCACGCAACCTCCACCGTCAGCACACACTGAAGCAGCAGCAATACTTAAAAAAGCACCAAAATGGTTAAAGAAACCTTTTGGTGCCTCGTTTGGA TTTGGCGGCAAATTAACTATTTTTGAAAACGAGCCTGTTGAACCAAATATGCCTCCGAATTCTAATAGGAAAGTTTTTGTATCCCAAGTGATTACAAATCAAGAATTGATTCAACGTTCCAATGAATTAGAGGCTGCTGTAAAAAGTGGACAATACAGTGACTTTTGCAAAGGAAAAGCTGACAATGCCCCCGATGATCATAAAAGAAAAGTTTGGAATTGCATTGGTGCTTATTTTGGAGAAAACGTAACGCAAGAGTTGTTAGAGCTTCTAGGTTTCAACATAGATGAAATGAGCACCAAGCTGAATCAATTAGTACCTCAACAGGAAATAGATGCTGTTACTGAAGGTGTTTCAAACTTGAATAAC CAAGTCAATGGCAATGCTTTTGATGGAAGCGCGGCATTTGATGCTATTGCCGAACAAGAACAGAGGAAATCAGTCACGCCAAGTAAATCTCTGAAGAAGTCTGTCGAAACTAATTTTAGGATAAACACTGCAGATG ATGATGAAGGTTTGATCACACAAGCCATACTTCTCGGTAACGTTGAAGCTGCTGTAGCTctgtgttttgaaaataagCGATACGCGGATGCAGTGATTTTATCCATGGCCGGTGGTCCGGAACTGTTGGCACAAACTCAGTACAGATATTTCTCAGAGCACACTGGAGCTTTAAATTCACTCATCAACTCGCTGGTAAGCGAAAATTGGGTGGATGTTGTTAGAAACTGCGATATTACCTGTTGGAAGGAAGCTTTAATTGGTGTTTTCACTCACACTGCTCCCGAAGAGCGCAATTCCTTGTGTG ATATTCTGGGAGATAGATTAGCTCAAAGCGATAACGCGAATCTCCATAAAGAAGCTCAAATCTGTTATATTTGCTCGGGCAATTTGAACAAGACTATTGAAGCTGCGGATTCTGATATCCAAGAGACCGTCGAACTCGTGACGATGATGCAAAAAGCCCTGGAATTCCACACGACACGCAAAGTGAATGTTGAAGGCAATATCGCCGCAGTACTTACTCGTTATGCGGAGATGCTCGCTGCAGAGGGTGATCTCGACGCAGCTCTGAACTATCTCGGAAACAGCCAGGAGCCGAGAATCACGATGCTGAGGGACAGGCTTTACAAGGCGCTCGGTCATATTTCTATGGAGCCTCAACGCACGAGCATAGGACGAAATGCTCCGTACCAAAACCAGAATATTTACTCTCAAAACCAGCCACTGGGCAGAAAATCTATCCCAGGTGGACCCCAGAGTATGTTTGCACCAGTGCAGCAATCGATTCCTGCACCGATACCGTCTCAGCAACCCACGTGGAACACGGCGCCTACGAAACAGGCCTATACTGGCGCTGCCAATCCTTCGTTCGGTGGAGGTGTCGTAACGAGTCAACCTTATGGTGGCAGCACATTTACCCCGACCATACCGGCTCCACTTCAGACACAAGCGACGTCAAATGATCCTTACGGCCAATACGGACAGACTCCTCTGACCCCATCTGTGCCACCACCGCCGCCAACCGCGGCCACCAGTGGTTCCAGACCATCTAGCGTCGGACCACACTCCAGGTCCAAGTATATATTAGATCCTTCAGTGAAATCTGGTCCGTCGTATGGATCCAGTTATTCGCAGACTCAGTACGGAGTACCGACGCAGCCTCAGACTTTCCCTGCGCCCGGTGGCTTCCCAGCACAAGCTCCATATCAG CAGTCACAGCCAGTTGGGGGCTACGGAGGCTACGGTAGCGGAGGCGCACAGAACACAATCTATAACCCTGCGGAGCCTGAGCTTCAGCAACAACAAAGGGCTGCTCAGCCAAGTATTTTAAATCCGAGTCCTGTAAAAGCTCAATCGCTGTATGATCCAACGGTTGCTACCCAACAAATTGTGTCACAAGGAGGTATGGCTGGACAAGTGCCGTCGCAGCCGCCGGTCGCCAACTATTCGAATGAGAATACGTATCAGCCTGGATCTCAAACCTCTGGATGGAACGATCCACCGATTTCCTCCAAGACCGCCAAAGCGCAG CCAGTAATGGCTTTGTTCttcaaaaatgaaatgtgTGCAGAACACGCTGGGAGCAGGAAGTGGAAAGCAAAGTATGCAAAGGGTGTCGATGCGAAG cCTAAAACGGAGTTCCAACGCCAAGACCCGATCATGCATCCGCTGAGAGGAGCACCACCTCCAGAACCTACA GTATACCAACAAGATCCAGGATACCACCAGCATCAGCAGACCTACCAAGATCCTCAAGCCATGTACAATCAATACAACCAAAACATTCCTGGAATGCAACAGTACAATAGGCCAAACGATCCGCTTCCACCAGTGCAACCAGCACAAATTGTGAGAGCTCCAGAGCCTGAAAAACCAAAGGCACCCATTCCAGAGGAACACATAATACTGCAGAGAGTTTTCAACGAATTGAAGGAGCGGTGTTATAACAATGCTAGAAATCCG CAAGCAAAGAGAAAATTAGATGAAGTAACGAAAAAACTGGAAGTTTTTTACGATTACCTCAGAGAACAGAAG ATCTCTCAAAGCACGTTGCAAGGTCTCCATCAAATTTGTAATTTGATTCAAAATGAAGACTATCAAGCaagtttgaaaatacttaCACAACTAGTTTCTGGACCAGATTTCAGCCAAATTGCTCCATTCATGCCAGGAATAAAAGTATTAATACAACTTTCTGTACAGATGGGTGTTTATGTAAATGATTTAAATAATTCGAATCTGTTAAGGGATGTACAACAATAA
- the LOC100117091 gene encoding protein transport protein Sec31A isoform X2 → MRCLDKMKVKELHKTVNVAWSPLAQYPILLAAGTAAQQLDASFDTNASLDLYSLNLQQPGYDMQLNVSVPSDQRFHKIIWGSYGNNPAGMIVGGCDYGKIKIYSAAKMLANDGNCLISSPERHKGPVRAMDFNPFQPNLLATGATESEIYIWDLNNTNQPMTPGSKSMPAEDVQHIAWNKQVQHILASTFSQRCVIWDLKKNEAIIKLTDVNSRVRWKSVQWHPDVATQLCLASEEDQSPIIELWDLRFATSPLKTLQNHQRGVLSIAWNPHDSDLLLSCAKDNRILCWNPNSNDPNGEVICELAQTNQWNFDVSWCPRHPGLVVGTSFDGLASVYSLLGGSNQGSVETSNKIVDSFPGMDPFTQPPPSAHTEAAAILKKAPKWLKKPFGASFGFGGKLTIFENEPVEPNMPPNSNRKVFVSQVITNQELIQRSNELEAAVKSGQYSDFCKGKADNAPDDHKRKVWNCIGAYFGENVTQELLELLGFNIDEMSTKLNQLVPQQEIDAVTEGVSNLNNQVNGNAFDGSAAFDAIAEQEQRKSVTPSKSLKKSVETNFRINTADDDEGLITQAILLGNVEAAVALCFENKRYADAVILSMAGGPELLAQTQYRYFSEHTGALNSLINSLVSENWVDVVRNCDITCWKEALIGVFTHTAPEERNSLCDILGDRLAQSDNANLHKEAQICYICSGNLNKTIEAADSDIQETVELVTMMQKALEFHTTRKVNVEGNIAAVLTRYAEMLAAEGDLDAALNYLGNSQEPRITMLRDRLYKALGHISMEPQRTSIGRNAPYQNQNIYSQNQPLGRKSIPGGPQSMFAPVQQSIPAPIPSQQPTWNTAPTKQAYTGAANPSFGGGVVTSQPYGGSTFTPTIPAPLQTQATSNDPYGQYGQTPLTPSVPPPPPTAATSGSRPSSVGPHSRSKYILDPSVKSGPSYGSSYSQTQYGVPTQPQTFPAPGGFPAQAPYQQSQPVGGYGGYGSGGAQNTIYNPAEPELQQQQRAAQPSILNPSPVKAQSLYDPTVATQQIVSQGGMAGQVPSQPPVANYSNENTYQPGSQTSGWNDPPISSKTAKAQPKTEFQRQDPIMHPLRGAPPPEPTVYQQDPGYHQHQQTYQDPQAMYNQYNQNIPGMQQYNRPNDPLPPVQPAQIVRAPEPEKPKAPIPEEHIILQRVFNELKERCYNNARNPQAKRKLDEVTKKLEVFYDYLREQKISQSTLQGLHQICNLIQNEDYQASLKILTQLVSGPDFSQIAPFMPGIKVLIQLSVQMGVYVNDLNNSNLLRDVQQ, encoded by the exons ATGCGGTGTCT AGATAAAATGAAGGTGAAGGAACTACACAAAACTGTGAATGTGGCGTGGTCGCCGCTAGCCCAGTATCCAATTTTGTTAGCAGCAGGTACTGCTGCCCAGCAATTGGATGCCAGTTTTGATACCAATGCAAGCTTGGATTTGTACTCGCTTAACCTGCAACAGCCAGGTTATGACATGCAACTCAATGTTAGCGTGCCAAGTGACCAAAG gtttcataaaataatttgGGGATCCTATGGTAACAATCCAGCTGGCATGATTGTTGGTGGCTGTGATTatggaaaaatcaaaatttattctGCTGCAAAAATGCTGGCTAATGACGGCAATTGTTTAATCAGCAGTCCAGAAAGACATAAAGGCCCTGTCAGAGCAATGGACTTTAATCCATTCCAGCCTAATTTGCTGGCAACTGGAGCAACAGAAAGTGAAATTTATATTTGGGATCTTAATAACACAAATCAACCAATGACTCCTGGTTCTAAAAGTATGCCTGCTGAAGATGTGCAACATATAGCATGGAATAAGCAAG TACAGCACATACTTGCATCAACCTTTTCACAACGCTGTGTTATTTGGGATCTCAAAAAAAATGAAGCCATCATAAAACTAACAGATGTAAATTCAAGAGTAAGATGGAAATCAGTGCAATGGCATCCGGATGTAGCTACACAACTTTGCCTTGCTTCCGAAGAAGATCAGAGTCCAATCATTGAGTTATGGGATTTGAGATTTGCAACCTCACCATTAAAAACTTTGCAAAATCATCAAAGAGGAGTTCTTTCTATTGCTTGGAATCCTCATGATTCAGATCTTTTATTAAGTTGTGCAAAAGATAACAGAATTCTTTGTTGGAATCCTAATTCAAATGATCCT aatGGCGAAGTGATCTGTGAGTTAGCTCAGACTAACCAATGGAACTTTGATGTATCGTGGTGTCCCCGTCATCCAGGTTTAGTTGTTGGAACTAGTTTTGATGGTCTTGCCTCTGTTTACTCCTTATTGGGTGGGTCTAATCAAGGATCAGTGGAGACATCAAATAAAATAGTTGATTCTTTCCCTGGTATGGATCCATTCACGCAACCTCCACCGTCAGCACACACTGAAGCAGCAGCAATACTTAAAAAAGCACCAAAATGGTTAAAGAAACCTTTTGGTGCCTCGTTTGGA TTTGGCGGCAAATTAACTATTTTTGAAAACGAGCCTGTTGAACCAAATATGCCTCCGAATTCTAATAGGAAAGTTTTTGTATCCCAAGTGATTACAAATCAAGAATTGATTCAACGTTCCAATGAATTAGAGGCTGCTGTAAAAAGTGGACAATACAGTGACTTTTGCAAAGGAAAAGCTGACAATGCCCCCGATGATCATAAAAGAAAAGTTTGGAATTGCATTGGTGCTTATTTTGGAGAAAACGTAACGCAAGAGTTGTTAGAGCTTCTAGGTTTCAACATAGATGAAATGAGCACCAAGCTGAATCAATTAGTACCTCAACAGGAAATAGATGCTGTTACTGAAGGTGTTTCAAACTTGAATAAC CAAGTCAATGGCAATGCTTTTGATGGAAGCGCGGCATTTGATGCTATTGCCGAACAAGAACAGAGGAAATCAGTCACGCCAAGTAAATCTCTGAAGAAGTCTGTCGAAACTAATTTTAGGATAAACACTGCAGATG ATGATGAAGGTTTGATCACACAAGCCATACTTCTCGGTAACGTTGAAGCTGCTGTAGCTctgtgttttgaaaataagCGATACGCGGATGCAGTGATTTTATCCATGGCCGGTGGTCCGGAACTGTTGGCACAAACTCAGTACAGATATTTCTCAGAGCACACTGGAGCTTTAAATTCACTCATCAACTCGCTGGTAAGCGAAAATTGGGTGGATGTTGTTAGAAACTGCGATATTACCTGTTGGAAGGAAGCTTTAATTGGTGTTTTCACTCACACTGCTCCCGAAGAGCGCAATTCCTTGTGTG ATATTCTGGGAGATAGATTAGCTCAAAGCGATAACGCGAATCTCCATAAAGAAGCTCAAATCTGTTATATTTGCTCGGGCAATTTGAACAAGACTATTGAAGCTGCGGATTCTGATATCCAAGAGACCGTCGAACTCGTGACGATGATGCAAAAAGCCCTGGAATTCCACACGACACGCAAAGTGAATGTTGAAGGCAATATCGCCGCAGTACTTACTCGTTATGCGGAGATGCTCGCTGCAGAGGGTGATCTCGACGCAGCTCTGAACTATCTCGGAAACAGCCAGGAGCCGAGAATCACGATGCTGAGGGACAGGCTTTACAAGGCGCTCGGTCATATTTCTATGGAGCCTCAACGCACGAGCATAGGACGAAATGCTCCGTACCAAAACCAGAATATTTACTCTCAAAACCAGCCACTGGGCAGAAAATCTATCCCAGGTGGACCCCAGAGTATGTTTGCACCAGTGCAGCAATCGATTCCTGCACCGATACCGTCTCAGCAACCCACGTGGAACACGGCGCCTACGAAACAGGCCTATACTGGCGCTGCCAATCCTTCGTTCGGTGGAGGTGTCGTAACGAGTCAACCTTATGGTGGCAGCACATTTACCCCGACCATACCGGCTCCACTTCAGACACAAGCGACGTCAAATGATCCTTACGGCCAATACGGACAGACTCCTCTGACCCCATCTGTGCCACCACCGCCGCCAACCGCGGCCACCAGTGGTTCCAGACCATCTAGCGTCGGACCACACTCCAGGTCCAAGTATATATTAGATCCTTCAGTGAAATCTGGTCCGTCGTATGGATCCAGTTATTCGCAGACTCAGTACGGAGTACCGACGCAGCCTCAGACTTTCCCTGCGCCCGGTGGCTTCCCAGCACAAGCTCCATATCAG CAGTCACAGCCAGTTGGGGGCTACGGAGGCTACGGTAGCGGAGGCGCACAGAACACAATCTATAACCCTGCGGAGCCTGAGCTTCAGCAACAACAAAGGGCTGCTCAGCCAAGTATTTTAAATCCGAGTCCTGTAAAAGCTCAATCGCTGTATGATCCAACGGTTGCTACCCAACAAATTGTGTCACAAGGAGGTATGGCTGGACAAGTGCCGTCGCAGCCGCCGGTCGCCAACTATTCGAATGAGAATACGTATCAGCCTGGATCTCAAACCTCTGGATGGAACGATCCACCGATTTCCTCCAAGACCGCCAAAGCGCAG cCTAAAACGGAGTTCCAACGCCAAGACCCGATCATGCATCCGCTGAGAGGAGCACCACCTCCAGAACCTACA GTATACCAACAAGATCCAGGATACCACCAGCATCAGCAGACCTACCAAGATCCTCAAGCCATGTACAATCAATACAACCAAAACATTCCTGGAATGCAACAGTACAATAGGCCAAACGATCCGCTTCCACCAGTGCAACCAGCACAAATTGTGAGAGCTCCAGAGCCTGAAAAACCAAAGGCACCCATTCCAGAGGAACACATAATACTGCAGAGAGTTTTCAACGAATTGAAGGAGCGGTGTTATAACAATGCTAGAAATCCG CAAGCAAAGAGAAAATTAGATGAAGTAACGAAAAAACTGGAAGTTTTTTACGATTACCTCAGAGAACAGAAG ATCTCTCAAAGCACGTTGCAAGGTCTCCATCAAATTTGTAATTTGATTCAAAATGAAGACTATCAAGCaagtttgaaaatacttaCACAACTAGTTTCTGGACCAGATTTCAGCCAAATTGCTCCATTCATGCCAGGAATAAAAGTATTAATACAACTTTCTGTACAGATGGGTGTTTATGTAAATGATTTAAATAATTCGAATCTGTTAAGGGATGTACAACAATAA